Proteins from a genomic interval of Echeneis naucrates chromosome 21, fEcheNa1.1, whole genome shotgun sequence:
- the il1rl2 gene encoding interleukin-1 receptor-like 2 has protein sequence MVGACWIYLLTALTFSVAHNHHGVTETYHVSAGYLFLLKCPIADAHTNVTWSRAGNHSLSLPSGVEVWNGSLSFLPVQTSHNGTYTCEKRDETGSSEVTFRVLVSTEKCPDTPDTISIKHGVMESIPCKQPEIFRLNNSRNIHWMKDCQPMEPLSLDKRDGTMRLPSVSADDSGKYTCLVEISRNGRSYTAARSIQVTVHDGPLIKEPEVLFPQKEVVKVQVGMGVELKCLALPGTSLENHIFMYWVIEDTFADEYKELNESWTFVRDGGKLYGRSTLSIPTVRRQFLNIPIKCHVANAAGAKTGEVLLQEVDHAALFTIASLCITAPLVTLVLAAGFVFFRVDVVLAHRKLFTRFSKQVPDGKLYDGYVSFLLTDTLGSDEIANFALQILPEELEKKHGYTLFIRGRDDCPGEAAHDIIAAALHQSRRLIIILSPEIRSAIDCKTVETSPLYADQSHLAYEQEIGIYDALTQNDPRVILLEIGGPVDYSYLPQSLHYIRRKQGALKWKKVSPGSQKLIRSYSNRNFWKNLRYHMPPVPSGRHQTIV, from the exons ATGGTGGGGGCATGCTGGATCTACCTGTTGACTGCACTAACATTTTCTGTGGCACACA ACCACCATGGGGTGACAGAGACCTACCATGTGAGTGCTGGTTACCTCTTTTTGCTGAAGTGCCCCATTGCTGATGCTCACACCAATGTGAcctggagcagagcaggaaaccACAGTTTAAGCCTGCCCAGCGGTGTGGAGGTCTGGAATGGTTCACTGTCATTTCTACCTGTACAGACATCTCATAATGGAACCTACACATGTGAGAAAAG GGATGAGACTGGATCATCAGAGGTCACGTTCAGGGTGTTGGTTTCCACTGAAAAGTGTCCTGATACACCTGATACAATATCCATCAAGCATGGGGTCATGGAAAGCATTCCTTGCAAACAGCCGGAGATCTTTAGACTAAACAATTCAAGGAATATACATTGGATGAAG GACTGCCAGCCTATGGAGCCACTCTCTTTGGATAAGAGAGATGGTACAATGAGGCTGCCTTCAGTCTCAGCGGACGATTCTGGGAAATACACTTGCCTGGTTGAAATTAGTCGGAATGGGAGGAGTTACACTGCTGCACGCAGCATCCAGGTGACTGTTCATGATG GTCCTCTTATTAAAGAGCCTGAGGTGCTGTTTCCTCAAAAGGAGGTGGTCAAGGTTCAAGTGG GTATGGGAGTGGAGCTGAAGTGTTTGGCCCTCCCAGGCACCAGTTTGGaaaatcatattttcatgtACTGGGTTATTGAAGACACCTTTGCTGACGAGTACAAGGAGCTCAATGAGTCGTGGACATT TGTTCGTGATGGAGGAAAACTGTATGGTCGGTCCACTCTGTCCATCCCCACAGTCCGTCGTCAATTCCTGAATATCCCCATTAAATGCCATGTAGCTAATGCAGCTGGAGCAAAGACTGGTGAAGTGTTGCTTCAAGAAG TTGACCACGCTGCCCTCTTCACCATCGCCTCCCTCTGCATCACGGCTCCCTTGGTAACTCTGGTACTGGCTGCTGGCTTTGTGTTCTTTAGAGTGGATGTGGTGTTGGCACACAGAAAACTTTTCACACGTTTTTCCAAACAAG taccAGATGGGAAGCTCTACGATGGCTACGTGAGTTTCCtcctcacagacacactgggTTCAGATGAGATAGCGAATTTTGCTCTGCAGATCCTCCctgaggagctggagaagaaaCACGGGTACACCCTTTTTATCAGAGGACGGGACGACTGCCCTGGAGAAG CTGCACATGACATCATTGCTGCTGCGCTGCACCAAAGCCGCAGGCTGATAATCATACTTTCACCTGAGATAAGATCTGCCATTGACTGCAAGACAGTGGAGACGTCACCTTTATATGCTGACCAAAGTCACTTGGCCTATGAGCAGGAAATTGGGATTTATGATGCTCTGACACAGAATGACCCCAGAGTGATTCTGCTGGAAATCG GTGGACCTGTGGACTACAGCTACCTGCCTCAGTCTCTTCACTACATCAGGAGGAAACAAGGAGCGCTCAAGTGGAAGAAAGTGTCTCCTGGAAGCCAAAAACTCATCAGGTCATACTCAAACAGAAACTTTTGGAAGAATCTGAGGTATCACATGCCTCCGGTGCCTTCTGGAAGACATCAGACTATTGTCTAA
- the LOC115061785 gene encoding interleukin-1 receptor type 1-like: MGLRSAAVGSLVIFTQLYGICTGFEQENCTNYKTQFERVFSVPGDVAMLNSTVVSPDVFDFTSVPYNITWYHSKTGQEISNQTGQILVQMETLWFLNVTLEDSGEYVSILRTPFQCCRQATELVVELPIPGECGRPRKAVQMISEGVSATLSCPLKDYIKKLDRYNIPSSIKWYTVCELIEDGKNGYNYRGKSKLNINMVDAQHDRFHTCTLTFSLGGINGSVSETIDADVSDVYSMVPQVLEPAGEIIKAQMGLNLTRRCRVFVPGIGMPFIDVFWLARGDLISTKHPSDRVYTSEQSMWVQNAPKKGIWLERLLMFTKLKEEDFYVNYTCRVYSSRGFPEGYFTLLPTDPDIIVPVGSVFGAVTVLFIISVIIYYLFKVDIVLWFRRVFPVLYTNKDLDGKLYDAYVAYPQPCAIGYSEQVETFALHTLPEVLEKACGYKLFIAGRDCLPGQAIVDSVEENIQASRRLLLVYTASTFTSKRQTSSTSSNNNNNLSKNSNDNCQSNTGDSNSSTSFDGDEEVHPDTRQQLECVAAMHRVLLEGTLKVVLVELEEITPAQLDLFPESVRHLRKKQGAVCWWKNLRTKRKRKTCMKRREEEETGGQDIQLSPSLSPSARFWKEMRYYMPVRGKRAVYPEKTALLNL; encoded by the exons ATGGGTCTGAGGTCAGCAGCAGTGGGAAGTCTTGTGATTTTCACCCAATTATATGGAATCTGTACAGGATTTGAACAAG AGAACTGTACAAACTACAAGACCCAGTTTGAGAGGGTTTTCTCTGTTCCTGGGGATGTGGCGATGCTGAATAGCACCGTAGTTTCTCCTGACGTCTTTGACTTCACATCGGTCCCATACAACATCACCTGGTATCACTCAAAGACAGGTCAAGAAATAAGCAACCAGACCGGTCAAATCCTGGTGCAGATGGAGACCCTGTGGTTTCTTAACGTAACGCTGGAGGACAGTGGGGAATATGTGAGCATACTGAG AACTCCTTTTCAGTGCTGCAGGCAGGCCACTGAGCTGGTAGTGGAACTGCCAATTCCTGGAGAATGTGGGAGGCCAAGGAAAGCTGTTCAAATGATTTCAGAAGGAGTCTCCGCTACTTTGTCTTGTCCTCTGAAGGATTACATCAAAAAGCTGGACCGCTACAACATTCCTTCCTCCATCAAGTGGTACACA GTCTGTGAGCTGATAGAGGATGGGAAAAATGGGTATAACTACAGGGGGAAAAGCAAACTGAACATTAACATGGTGGATGCTCAACATGACCGTTTCCACACCTGCACTCTGACCTTCAGCCTTGGAGGCATCAATGGATCTGTGTCTGAGACAATTGACGCAGATGTTTCAG ACGTGTACTCAATGGTTCCACAAGTGCTTGAACCAGCCGGTGAAATAATCAAAGCACAGATGG GGTTGAATTTAACTAGACGGTGCCGTGTGTTTGTGCCGGGAATTGGGATGCCATTCATTGACGTCTTTTGGTTGGCCAGAGGTGATTTAATTTCCACTAAACATCCCTCTGATCGGGTCTACACATCAGAACAAAG TATGTGGGTTCAAAATGCTCCTAAAAAAGGTATCTGGTTGGAACGCCTGCTGATGTTTACCAAGCTGAAGGAGGAAGATTTCTACGTCAACTACACTTGTCGTGTTTACAGTTCCCGTGGCTTTCCTGAGGGATATTTTACTTTGCTACCAACAG ATCCAGACATCATAGTTCCCGTTGGATCCGTGTTTGGGGCTGTGACAGTTCTCTTTATCATCAGTGTTATCATTTACTACCTTTTCAAAGTTGACATTGTGCTGTGGTTTAGGAGAGTGTTTCCAGTCCTCTATACAAATAAAG ATTTAGATGGGAAGCTCTATGATGCCTATGTGGCATACCCTCAGCCATGTGCTATCGGATACAGCGAGCAAGTGGAGACATTTGCCCTTCACACTCTGCCTGAAGTGCTGGAAAAGGCCTGTGGTTACAAACTCTTCATAGCAGGTCGTGACTGCCTACCAGGGCAGG CCATTGTGGACTCAGTGGAAGAAAACATACAAGCCAGCCGCCGCCTCCTGCTGGTCTACACAGCATCCACTTTCACCAGCAAAAGACAAACATCAAGCACTAGtagcaataacaacaacaacctctcCAAGAACAGCAATGACAACTGCCAAAGCAACACAGgtgacagcaacagcagcaccagctTTGATGGTGACGAAGAAGTCCATCCAGATACAAGGCAGCAGTTGGAGTGTGTAGCAGCAATGCACAGAGTGCTGCTGGAGGGAACGCTCAAG GTGGTTCTGGTTGAGTTAGAAGAGATTACCCCAGCTCAGCTGGATCTCTTCCCAGAGTCAGTGCGTCACCTGAGGAAGAAGCAAGGTGCCGTGTGTTGGTGGAAGAACCTGAGgacgaagaggaagaggaagacatgtatgaagaggagagaggaggaggagacaggcgGACAGGACATACAACTGTCaccatccctctctccctctgccagGTTTTGGAAGGAGATGAGATATTATATGCCAGTGAGGGGCAAGAGGGCCGTCTACCCAGAAAAAACTGCTCTGTTAAACTTATGA